The following is a genomic window from Chryseobacterium sp. StRB126.
TTCCGTTTACATCCAGTATTGCTTTTACATTCTTTTGAGTAGCCAATACCAGGTTTTGGCCATCACTTGTTCCCAGATAATTCCCATTAGAAATATCTTTTCCTAACGTTGAAGAGGTAGCTACTGTACCGCTATTCCCTACTGTACGCCAATCTGCATTTAAGTTCCCCCATTTTGTACCATCAAAATAATAGTACCCGGGTGTTATAACATCTACAGTTTGTCCGGTAGGTGCTGTTTCTGCAGCAGTAACATACACTATGGCTCCTGTTTGAGCAACTGTATAGTTCTTAGCTTTCAGCTGTACTCCTGTAAGCCTTGGAGCGATAATTCCGTCAAGTTTATTAACATCTGATGGAAAACCCATCACGTCAAGACTAGCCTGAGGCTGCGCTGTATTAATCCCAACCTGTGCAGATATAGAAAACCCGACAGATAAAAGTGCTAGAGTGAATAATTTACTTTTCATTCTTTGTTGATATTAGTTGTTTTTTTGTGTTTGTTTTTTTTAGAAAGGACAGTTCAATAACTATTTCATTTAAAACTATAAATGAAACTCCGCAAGGAACCGTAAAAAATCTGAAATATTATTTTATAGAAACATTCATCTGTTTATCAGGGATCTTAATGATAAACTTAAAACCATCAATGAGTTTAACAGAGTTAACGTAAAATCTCTTAACCTGCTTTATTATATCCAATACATCTGTATGAACAGCAAAATTTACCATTCTCCATTTATTCCAGACAAAAATAGACTTGAAGCCCTTCATGGATAAAAGAAAATAATTCCTGTCATTCACAATTGGTACATTACTTTGTAAGGAGTTTTCAAAAGCTGTGTGCGGAGAATCATCATTCATGTTTGTATGATGATAAACACTACATTCCAGTGAGCTCATAAGCTCTTGTGAAGATGTATCAAATAAATATGGGTAAAGGTCAGTATCATTAATATCTGTATAGTGCAGCAAATCGGTTTTGCCTACTTGTAAAGATATAATGTTTGCATTTAGTTTTCCTATAGCCAACAATAGCAGAAGAAATGCTATTTGACCATAGGAAAGAAAATAATTTCTATCCAATTGTTGTGTTTTTTTTCAATACAAATATAACACTTTTTCAAACAAAACAATATTTTAATAAAAAAAATTCATTAAAATTATCCAATACAATGAATTAAATTAAAATATAGCACTAATAATTATCAAATAGTTAATGATAATAAAATATAACATTATACATTGTAAAAATATTCAAATACATATGTAAATAAAGTGCATGTATTATTTAATACTCACAACAAAAAAGCCTGAGCAAATTGCTCAGGCTTCTTATATTTATAATAAAATTGAAAATTATTTCAATTCTACTTCAGCACCAGCTTCTTCTAATTGCTTCTTAAGAGCTTCAGCTTCGTCTTTAGAAACACCTTCTTTAATTGCAGAAGGAGCTCCGTCTACGATATCTTTAGCTTCTTTAAGACCAGCACCAGTTAAATCTTTTACTAATTTAACGATAGCTAATTTAGAAGCACCTGCAGACTTAAGAATTACGTCGAATTCAGTCTTTTCTTCAGCAGCTTCACCTGCACCACCTGCAGCAACAACTACAGCAGCAGCAGCTGGCTCAATTCCGTACTCATCCTTAAGGATAGTAGCTAATTCGTTTACGTCTTTTACAGTTAGGTTTACTAGCGTTTCAGCTAAATTTTTTAAATCTGACATTGTTGTAATGTTTTTGTTGATTATTTATTTAATTTTTTGAGTATAATTATTCAGCACTTGTTTCCTCAGTGCTTTCTGCAGCAGCTTCTGGAGCTTCAGCAGCAGGAGTTTCTTCAACTACAGGAGCAGCTTCTTCAGCTTTAGCTTCTACAGTTTCAGGTTTGTTTTGAAGAGCAGAAACAACTCTTTGGATTGGAGACTGAAGTAATCCGATGATTTCACCGATCATTTCTTCTCTAGACTTGATGTTAGCCAACATGTCTAGGTTGTTGTCACCTAAGTAGAAAGTTTCTTGAACAAAAGCAGACTTTAAAGCTGGCTTTTCTTCTTTCTTTCTGAATCCTTGGATTAACTTAGCAGGAGCGTTTGCTGTATCAGCAATCATCAACGCTGAGTTACCTTTGAAAGTAGGGAACATTTCAGAGTAATCTACTCCTTCGATTTGCTCCATTGCTTTCTGTAAAAGTGTATTTTTTACAACTTTTACTTTGATATTTTGTTTGAAAGCTTGTCTTCTGAAGTCAGAAGATTTACCAGCGTTCAAACCGTCTAAATCTGCTACGTATACTACTTTTGCATCCTGAAGCAAATCTTTGATCTCTTGTATTGCTACAACTTTTTGGTCTTTTGTCATTGTCTTAAGGATTATTATTAGTTAACAGATTTAGTATCAATTGCAATACCTGGGCTCATTGTAGAAGACAAATAGATAGACTTCACATAAGTTCCTTTAGCAGCAGTTGGCTTCATTTTGATCAATGTAGAGATCAATTCCTGCGCATTTTCTTTGATCTTAGCAGCATCGAAAGATACTTTACCAATACCAGCGTGGATGATACCATACTTGTCTACTTTGAAATCAATCTTACCTGCTTTCACTTCAGTTACTGCTTTACCAATTTCCATTGTTACAGTTCCTGATTTAGGGTTTGGCATTAAACCTCTTGGACCTAATACTCTACCTAATGGACCTAATTTACCCATAACAGCTGGCATCGTAACGATTACGTCAACATCAGTCCAACCATCTTTGATTTTTTGTAAATATTCGTCAAGACCTACATAATCAGCACCAGCAGCTTTAGCTTCTGCTTCTTTATCTGGAGTTACTAAAGCTAAAACTTTAACATCTTTACCAGTACCGTGAGGAAGAGATACAACACCTCTTACCATTTGGTTTGCTTTTCTTGGGTCTACACCTAATCTTACAGCGATATCTACAGAAGCATCAAACTTTGCAGTGTTCACTTCTTTTACAAGAGCTGAACCTTCTTCAAGGTTATAGATTCTTCCTTTTTCTACTTTGCTTAAAGCTTCCTTTTGCTTTTTAGTCAATTTTGCCATTTCTAATAGTTTTAAGCGTTAAAAGTTGGTTTAGTTCCTGTTACTCTTAATCCCATAGATCTAGCAGTACCTGCAACCATAGAAACTGCAGAGTCCATTGTAAAACAGTTAAGATCCGCCATTTTATCTTCAGCGATTTTCTTTACTTGTTCCCAAGTTACAGCACCTACTTTGTTTCTGTTTGGTTCACCAGAACCTCCCTTGATCTTAGCCGCATCCATTAACTGAATTGCTGCAGGTGGAGTTTTAATAACGAATTCAAAAGATTTGTCTTCGTATACTGTAATTACTACAGGTAAAACTTGCCCTGGCTTATCTTGGGTTCTTCCGTTAAATTGCTTACAAAACTCCATGATGTTCACACCTGCAGAACCTAATGCTGGACCTACTGGTGGAGAAGGGTTAGCTGCGCCACCTTTCACCTGAAGCTTTACCATTTTAAAGACTTTCTTAGCCATTGTTTGTTTTTTAAATTTGAATAATTAATGAGTTTGGAAGCATTTATTATTCAGTAGGTTATCGCACTCACTTATGACAAACCTACTTTTTGGACTGCAAAAGTATAAAATATTTTTGAAACTACAAACGGATATTGCTGATTTTTAAAAAAATAACATAAAAAAACTTAGAGTTTAAATCCATTCATCTTTTGTCAATATCCGAAATAGTGTTTTTAAAAAAGGTTTTCATAGTTATCTCACACTATCAACTAAAAACAACATATGTTATACTACAATGCAATCAATATATTATTTGATTCAACTAAAAAACCAGGCTATCGTTCATTTTCAACAGCCTGGTTTCTTACCATTACTTGTATTTTTTATTTTAAAACCCTGAGGGTTTATTAATGGTTTGAGTAGAACCATTAGTTCCTCCCAAGTCAGCATTAACATCACTGATATTATGCTTTGTGATCAATCTTTTATAGGCCATCAAATAAAGATCTACTGTAAAATTGTTATAATCTCTTATTGGGCCGGTAGATGTATTGGCAATAATTCTACTGTCTGTAAATTTTGCCTTGATATGCCAGGTTCCGTTACTTTTAAATGCTACAACATCAGGAGATCCCTGCTTATTGTCATTCACTCCATTGTTCCCATAATCAAGCATCACGTTGGTATTACTATTATTAAGTTTGAAAGAATAATTATGAAGCACAACCAGAAAATTATTAGCGTCTATTTTCGTATCATAATCTGTAATTCCATCTCCTGAAACATTCGTAAGAGTAAGCTTGATATAATTGAATAACCCACTGCTTTCTAAATTCGGATCATAGATTTGCAATGCATTTTCCGATGTTGCCAGAAAGCTTCCTCCTGTCATGGTTGGTTCCCCAGGATTTCTCAGGTATAAGGAATTGGTATATGTTTTTCCGTTTACATCAAGTGTTTCTGTAGGTTTATCTGTTTTGATTCCTACTTTACCGGTCTGAGCATTCAAGAATACACCCAGTCCTACCATCATTGTAATATAAATCTTTCTTATCATGTTTTATTATTGAAGCCCAAGAGGCGTATTAGTTGATACTCCGGAAAAAGAAGCTGCAGCGGATACTGAGCCCTCAAATGTACCCCAGTCTTTTACCAGCGATTTTTCAAATACATTTAATGTCAATGTCCAGGTTCCGTTTTGTGAATTCACAGTACCTGCCCCTTTAAAACTTAAGTTAATAGCCTGATAGTTTTTTCCTCCTTTCTGTACTTTAGTCACTTCAGTAGAGTAAGCACCATACAATCTTGAAGTAGCAGTTGTTGTTGCAGAAACAGCGCCACTAAAAACGGCTCCCGTAATCGCTACCACATATTTGTCAGCATCTAAACCTGTATTCAGATTAATAACTTCATCCTGTTTTACATTTTTTAAAACTACAGTATACATATTTACCGGTGCTACATTACGAAGCGTAATATCAAGAAGTTTCACTTTTCCTACGGGAGAAGAATCTTTTGAGCGGGTAAGAAGTAAATAATTTCCTCTTGCTGTTGCATTTTCAGTATCTATTAAATAAGATTCTACCAGAGTTTCACCTTCTACATCAAGAGTTCCTTTTGGATTGATCGTATTAATACCAACTTGAGCTTTCAGGCCTAATGAAACAGCAGCTATAAAAAATAATGAGATAATTTTTTTCATTTTCGTGTTTTTATTGAATTAAAGGAGCTGCAGCAGCACCTGTTGTAGAAGATCGGAGATCCTGAGTTGAATTTACTTCTTTAGCATAGGATCTATCATAAACCAATAAATTCAAAGTCCATTCTCCGGTGGGTAAATTTGGAGTTGGCGAAAATCCTTCGTAATCAGCCTTTAGTTTCCAAGTTCCACCTGTTGAATAAGCAAAAATCTGGGGAACCGGAGTTAACCAGTCTGCAGTATTTGTTCTTACAGGCTGAGTAAACCCGAAGGAAGAAATTACCACTAAAAATTTCTTGGAATTAATTTTTGTATCAAATTCTCTTACCCAGTCTTTATCTGAAGGATCACAAGTAATTTTAAACTGAATGATATTGATGGGTGCCGGAGAATTCGGTACAAAGGAATCATTATAAGCCGTAATTTTATTTTCCGGCGCCGGAGATTTGATAATAAAAGTATAATTTTCATCTGCTCCCAATTTTTCCATTGGTTTTTTGAAAACAATACCAGACGTCTTCATCGTTCCGTTCACAGTAAGTTCCTTTTCCGGCTTTGCAGTATTAATTCCAACTTGGGCATTAATAAATACTGCTGAACCTAATGAAAGGATCATCGAAATAGTTTTTGTCATTTTTCGGTTGTGTGTTTGCTATAAATTTCTATTCACCGCACCTCATTAATCACATCTTCAGGTTTTTAATTTAAAAACACAAAAAATATACTGTGCATCTGTACATAGAGCACTTAATAAGGAAAACAATAAGTTTTATGGGTTAATAGCCAAATAAGTTACAATAAGTATGCCATCAAAAGTGAATTCTTTATCATAAATCTCATTAAACATAAAGGAAAACACACATTATCCCCTGAAAGTGAATATTAAATGCACATAAAGTCTTATATAGAAGCCATTAACAAAAGTTCATTATTTATACTTTTAATAAAAAAATCTTTTAAAATTTATAAAAAATTAAATAAAATAAACAAAAACAGGCTGTTTTTTTTCAATAATGAATTATTTCAGAAAGAAACACAGCAAGAGACATTCAAATTTGATACATTGCATTCATTATATAGAGAGAGTATGAATAAGCCAAAGGATAGAATAAGGAGCAGCTCAGTACTCCTTTAGTAAGGTATTGACATTATCTACACTCCTAAATTCAGCCAACATAGATATCTTATTATTCATCTCTTATATTCTTCCACAACTGATAGGATAATAGCACAAAAAAAAGACCACTTAATAGCAGTCTTTTTATATTTTGAATAGTAAAAATATTATACTTTTTCTACTTGCATGTAGCTTAGTTCCATTGGAGTTTTTCTACCGAAGATCAATACAGAAACTTCAATTTTCTTTTTATCTTCCAGAATCTTCTCAATTGTACCATTGAATCCGTTGAAAGGACCATCGATCACTTTTACATTTTCTCCTACTACATATGGAATCTCAACATCGCTTGCAAATTCTGAAAGTTCATCCATTCTTCCAAGCATTCTGTTCACTTCTGATTTTCTCATAGGAACAGGGTCTCCGCCTTTGGTTAAACTTAAAAAAGAAATAACTCCAGGGATGTTTTTGATAACGTGAGGAATCTCTCCCATCAGCTCAGCTTCAATCATTAAGTATCCAGGATAGTAAGGTCTTTCTTTAGGAACTTTCTTACCGTTTCTAATTTGAATTACCTTTTCCATAGGAATAACCACTTGAGTAACGTACTGCTCAAACCCTAGACGTTTGATTTCTGTCTCAATATAGTTTTTCACTTTATTTTCCTGTCCGCTGATAGCTTTCAGCACATACCATTTCAATTCGCTCATTTTGGGAAAATACTTTTATAATTAATTGAACAAGTTGATTAGCATTCCAATGATGTTGCTGATTGATTTAGAAAACAATTCATCAACGCCAAATGTAAATAATGCCAGAATCACTGTCGCAATAGTCACCACAATTGTAGAAGACTGAAGGTCAGCCCATTTTGGCCATTCAACTTTATGTCTGAATTCGTTATAAGAACCTTTTAAAAAATCGACAAATGAACTCATAATTTATATTTGCACGGGCACAAGGATTCGAACCCTGATCAACGGTTTTGGAGACCGGTATCCTACCATTGGACGATGCCCGTAGTTAAAAAGCTTCCGAGAGTTTCCTTTCGGAAGCTTAATTTATTTTAAGATGATTAGTCTAAGATTTCAGTAACCTGACCTGAACCAACTGTTCTACCACCTTCTCTGATCGCGAATCTAAGACCCTCGTTAAGAGCGATTGGTTGTAACAATTCTACAGTGATCTCTAAGTTATCACCAGGCATTACCATTTCAACACCTTCTGGTAAGAAGATCTCACCTGTAACGTCAGTAGTTCTTACGTAGAACTGAGGACGGTACTTGTTGTGGAATGGAGTGTGACGTCCACCTTCTTCTTTAGAAAGGATATAAACAGATGCTTTGAATTTTTTGTGTGGCTTCACAGAATCTTTCTTAGCGATAACCATACCTCTCTTGATGTCAGTTTTTTCAATACCTCTCAACAATAGACCTACGTTATCACCAGCTTCACCTCTGTCTAGGATTTTTCTGAACATCTCAACTCCTGTAATAGTAGAAGTTAATTTTTCTTCACCCATACCAACGATATCAACTGGATCTCCAGTGTTGATAACTCCAGCCTCGATTCTACCAGTTGCTACAGTACCTCTACCTGTAATAGAGAATACGTCTTCGATTGGCATCAAGAATGGCTTATCAGTATCTCTTACTGGCTCGTCAATCCACTCATCAACTGCATCCATTAATGCTTCAACAGTTTTGAACCACTTATCTTCTGAGTCACCGTTAGTAGCTGCAGTAAGTGCTCCAAGAGCTGAACCTTGGATTACTGGAGAGTTATCTCCATCAAAGTCATAAGTCGCTAATAGATCTCTAAGTTCCATTTCAACAAGTTCTAACAATTCTGGATCATCCACCATGTCAACTTTGTTCATGAAAACAACGATCTTAGGTACGTTTACCTGACGGCAAAGTAGGATATGTTCTCTAGTTTGAGGCATTGGACCATCAGTTGCAGCACATACTACGATAGCTCCATCCATCTGAGCAGCACCAGTTACCATGTTCTTAACATAGTCGGCGTGACCTGGACAGTCAACGTGAGCATAGTGTCTTTTTACAGTTTCGTACTCGATGTGAGCAGTATTGATAGTGATCCCTCTTTCTTTTTCTTCTGGAGCAGAGTCAATTGAAGAGAAGTCTTTTTTCTCAGCAAGACCTTTGCTAGCTAATACAGCAGAAATAGCAGCTGTAAGAGTAGTTTTACCATGGTCAACGTGACCAATAGTACCAATGTTCAAGTGTGGTTTGTTACGATTAAACGTTTCCTTTGCCATGATTTAAAATTATTTATTTATTGTTTTTCAAATTTTCGGTGTGCAAATATAATGAATTTTTAAATACCAAAAACTTTTTATTCAAAAAACTTTCAATATTCTCATCCAATGAAGGACAAACCTTATATTTCGATGCATTGAGACTGCAAATTTACACATTTTTCCGGATTGAAAAAATCTTTCTGAAACCTTTTACAGCCCGTTTTACAGAAAAGCCTGAAATACAGAATATTTCAGGCTCAATTAATATATAAAATGAAAGATAATCAGACTTGACTTAGCCTTTTAGGCCTGTTAAAAATCCAGAAAATGATCGGAAAAATAAGCAGCGTAAGTACGGTGGCAGTTATCAATCCACCTATAATTACAATAGCTAAAGGCTTTTGAGATTCAGACCCGATCCCTGTAGATAAGGCTGCAGGCATCAATCCTATAGAGGCCATAAGAGCGGTCATAATTACCGGCCTGGTTCTGGCTTTCACTCCGGTTAAGATAGCATTATCTATATCCATCCCGTTTTTAACATTCTGATGGAATTCTGTAATCAAAATTACTCCGTTCTGTATACATATTCCAAGAAGGGCAATCATCCCTACTCCGGCAGAAATTCCGAAATTCATTCCGGTAACATGTAAAGCAATAATACCCCCAATCAGAGCAAATGGAACATTCGCTAATACCAGAAGGGAATCTTTCATATTTCCAAATAGGATGAACAGAAGGAAAAAGATCATCAGAATACTTACCGGAACCACTTGTGCCAATCTGTGTGAAGCGCGCTGCTGGTTTTCAAACTGTCCTGTCCAACCTACAGAATATCCATCCGGAAAATCAATAGTTGCTACTTTCTTCTGAGCATCAGCAATGGTACTTCCCAAATCACGGTCACGGATTGAGAATTTTACTCCGATATATCTTTTGATATTATCCCTGTAAATAAAGGCAGCTCCATTATCTTTAACAATAGTACTGATCTCTTTTAAAGGAATTTTTGCGCCATCCTGAGTAGGCACCATTAAAGCGGCAATATCATTTTCATTGGTTCTGTATTCCTGGGAATAACGGAGACGGATTGGGAATTTTCTTTCTCCATCAAACATCTCAGAAGCAGTTTTACCTCCAAAAGCCATTTCCAGCACAGCCTGTGCATCTGCCGGCATCACTCCGTAAGCAGCCATTTTATCTCTGTCTA
Proteins encoded in this region:
- the rplL gene encoding 50S ribosomal protein L7/L12 is translated as MSDLKNLAETLVNLTVKDVNELATILKDEYGIEPAAAAVVVAAGGAGEAAEEKTEFDVILKSAGASKLAIVKLVKDLTGAGLKEAKDIVDGAPSAIKEGVSKDEAEALKKQLEEAGAEVELK
- the secE gene encoding preprotein translocase subunit SecE, with translation MSSFVDFLKGSYNEFRHKVEWPKWADLQSSTIVVTIATVILALFTFGVDELFSKSISNIIGMLINLFN
- the rplK gene encoding 50S ribosomal protein L11; translation: MAKKVFKMVKLQVKGGAANPSPPVGPALGSAGVNIMEFCKQFNGRTQDKPGQVLPVVITVYEDKSFEFVIKTPPAAIQLMDAAKIKGGSGEPNRNKVGAVTWEQVKKIAEDKMADLNCFTMDSAVSMVAGTARSMGLRVTGTKPTFNA
- the rplA gene encoding 50S ribosomal protein L1 gives rise to the protein MAKLTKKQKEALSKVEKGRIYNLEEGSALVKEVNTAKFDASVDIAVRLGVDPRKANQMVRGVVSLPHGTGKDVKVLALVTPDKEAEAKAAGADYVGLDEYLQKIKDGWTDVDVIVTMPAVMGKLGPLGRVLGPRGLMPNPKSGTVTMEIGKAVTEVKAGKIDFKVDKYGIIHAGIGKVSFDAAKIKENAQELISTLIKMKPTAAKGTYVKSIYLSSTMSPGIAIDTKSVN
- the nusG gene encoding transcription termination/antitermination protein NusG, producing MSELKWYVLKAISGQENKVKNYIETEIKRLGFEQYVTQVVIPMEKVIQIRNGKKVPKERPYYPGYLMIEAELMGEIPHVIKNIPGVISFLSLTKGGDPVPMRKSEVNRMLGRMDELSEFASDVEIPYVVGENVKVIDGPFNGFNGTIEKILEDKKKIEVSVLIFGRKTPMELSYMQVEKV
- the rplJ gene encoding 50S ribosomal protein L10: MTKDQKVVAIQEIKDLLQDAKVVYVADLDGLNAGKSSDFRRQAFKQNIKVKVVKNTLLQKAMEQIEGVDYSEMFPTFKGNSALMIADTANAPAKLIQGFRKKEEKPALKSAFVQETFYLGDNNLDMLANIKSREEMIGEIIGLLQSPIQRVVSALQNKPETVEAKAEEAAPVVEETPAAEAPEAAAESTEETSAE
- the tuf gene encoding elongation factor Tu, producing the protein MAKETFNRNKPHLNIGTIGHVDHGKTTLTAAISAVLASKGLAEKKDFSSIDSAPEEKERGITINTAHIEYETVKRHYAHVDCPGHADYVKNMVTGAAQMDGAIVVCAATDGPMPQTREHILLCRQVNVPKIVVFMNKVDMVDDPELLELVEMELRDLLATYDFDGDNSPVIQGSALGALTAATNGDSEDKWFKTVEALMDAVDEWIDEPVRDTDKPFLMPIEDVFSITGRGTVATGRIEAGVINTGDPVDIVGMGEEKLTSTITGVEMFRKILDRGEAGDNVGLLLRGIEKTDIKRGMVIAKKDSVKPHKKFKASVYILSKEEGGRHTPFHNKYRPQFYVRTTDVTGEIFLPEGVEMVMPGDNLEITVELLQPIALNEGLRFAIREGGRTVGSGQVTEILD